GGTATAACTGATCTGTTGCAACTGCTTTTGCTGGCCCTCAGACAAACGGGACACCTGCTTGTCGATCTTGTTCCCGAGCTGGTTGAGCCCCTCCATGGCCCAGCCAATATTTTCCATCCGCCGTTTGGCAGATTCCAGCACGCGCAGGTCCTCCGCCTCCAATTGCGTGGCGGGCACGACGGCCAGCGCCCGGGTGCTTTTCTTTTCTTTCTTGCTCTTTTTCTCAGCCATTAACCATGATATTGTTGGGGATGCGTCCCGGCAAATTTCGACTCAAAATGTACAACAACCGTGCCCATTCACCCCCGCCGGGAAGTGCACGAGTCCCGGACCCGGGCCCGGGTCCGGATACGAAGCGATCAGGAACCAGGGCACAACATGTCTGTTTAATTGTGTTTAATCCTCATTTTCGCCTTCAAAACTCACGTCCAGTTGCTGCACCTTCGGGTCGGCCTCCGGGGTAAGGGTAAAGAATACAACCACCTCCCCGTTTGCGGCCTGCATGCGGAACCGTCCGCGGAGCTGGTTTTCCGGCTCTAATTCGCCCACGGACGAAATGTCCCCGGCTTCCTCCAGGACTTCCGCGATTTCAGACCGGCGGTGTTCCCTGCTCTGGTCCATAAAGAAGTTTTCGGCCATGATGCGGGCTTCCACCTGCGGATCGCCGCTGCGGACCCACTGGGCTACTTCCTCCTTGCGGGTTTTAAGGATATCCGACACCGGCAGGGCGCGCGGCTTTACCTGGAGCGAATCGAAGATTTTGCGGTAGACGGGCCCGAGGGAGTACGGGGAGGTGTAGGTGCGGTTGCCGAAGGCCATGACCCCGATCCCGTAGTCCGGAAAAAACACATAGTTGCTGCCGTATCCGGGCAGGGCGCCCCCGTGGGAGACCTGTCGGAGGCCGTTGCAAAATGTAGCGCTTCCCAGGCCAAGTGCGTAGCCGGACATCACGGCGCAGTCTTCCCCATTCCAGTCTTTGGCCTCCGCGTACAAACGGGAGAAACGCGGTTGCTGCATGTCCCGCAAAGAACTTCGCTTCACCGGTCCCTCATCCGGGGCGCTCCGGGGCGGCCAGGCAGACAGGTGGAAGCTCACATACTTGCTGAAGTCCTCAATGGTGGTGATGAGCCCACCCATGGCGCCATACGACCCGTCGTGTAAAATGGGCTCCGGCTTCCATTGTTCGTCTTCCCACCGATAGCCATGGGCCAGGATGTCGGCCGGCACGCTGTCGTATTCCCAATAGGTCCGGGTCATGCCCAGGGGCAGCAGGATTTCTTCCCGGATGTACTCCTGGTAGGGCTGCCCGGAAACCTCCGAGATGATCTTGCCCAGCAAGGCATACCCCGTATTGCTGTACTCAAATGCAAAGGAGGCCGGGTTGCTGAAGGAGACCCCGCCGGCCATCAGGTCGGTGAGCATCTGGTCCGTTTCGTCCAGTTGCCGGTCGCCCCAGGGGTTGTCTTCCGGGAAGCCGGCAGTCATCGTCAGCAGGTTTTCGATGGTAATGGCGGGGGCATCGCTGGTGAGGTATTCAAGACCGGCCATCTCCGGGATGTATTTTTCGGCCGGGTCTGCCAGGGCCAGGCGGCCTTCATCCCGCAATTTCACGATGGCCATGGCCGTAAAGCTCTTGGTCATGGAAGCAATCCGGAAGGCGGAAGAGGTGGTGGCCGGTCGCTCGGATTCGATGTCGAGCACGCCCGTGGCGCCGGACACGACCAGTTCGTCGTCCACAACGACGCCGTAGGCAATGCCGGGGATGTGACGCTCTGCAGCGTGCTCCTCGATGAGTCGTTGCATGTCGGGGGCGAGGCTCCGGATCCTTTCGGCCCGGTTGTCCTCCTCAAAGCGGGCGGGCTGGTAGGTGTCCGATACCGGGCGGTCCGGGGCGGACGCGTTTGAAGCCGAATGGGCCTCCGGTTCGGTTTTACAGGCTGTCAGGCCCAGCATCAAGCCTGCGAACAGGAGGAGCGGCCATTTAAGTTGCGTGTTCATCATTCGGTATTTTCCCGGAATGTAAGGATTATTGGGGAGCACGGCGGATAAACAACCGGATAAACACCAGGATCAATATCCCGAACCACCCGAGCGGGTAGGGCAGCACGAGCATCCCCCAGCCGTCGGCCAGGGCGGCCTCCGCATCCAGGCCGCTGATGGCAAAACGGGTCCAGAGCGAGATCACCCCCAGGACAATCATTAGAAAGCACACGCGGTACCACCGGGCATGCGGGTCGCCGTAGCGGCGGGTGGTCACCATCAGAATCCCGCTGCCGGCCACCACCAGGGGCGCGCCCCAGAGCGGGAAGAGCACCCCGATCATCGACAGGAACAGGCCCACATAAAAGGCGGTTTGGAGGTTGCGGTTTTCTTGCATGGTTCGGGCGCTTTTTCCACTCCGGCCGGAGCGGGCAGTAAACACCCGGAAAGGTACGAATTCAATCCCGGTTCACCCGGTAGGTGATGCCGCAATCTGGTGATCTGGGAGGTGGGGATGTCGCGGGTTACCCGGCCTGTCGATTCCCGAAAATAATTGGCCGACGAATTGCTTTTCGCACTACATTTACTTTGTTTAATAGAAACCTAATCCTTTGATACCGAATGAAAAAACTCTTGATTTTTTGCCTGGTTTTAGGGGCCTTCCAGCTGCAGGCCCAGGACCGCGACATCACCTTTGGCGTGAAGGCCGGGGCGAACTTTTCCAACCTGAAGCTCGACTTTGACGGCGACGGGATTTCCCCGGACGGTGCCACGAGCATTTTTGTCGGCGGCTACGTGGATATCGGCATTGCTGAAAAGCTGAACTTTCAACCCGAATTGCAATATTCCATTGAAGGGGCGAAAGATGCCAGCGTGAGCTTTATCAACCTCCCGCTCATGCTGAAGTACTACGTCGTGGATGGATTTAACGTGCAGGCGGGCCCGCAAATCGGCTTCCTGGTGGATGCCGAAGACGGGGATACCGACGGCCTTAAATCCACCAACTTTGCGCTGAACTTTGGGGCGGCCTATGAGTTGCCGGCCGGTTTCTTTGTGGATGCCCGGTACAACCTGGGGCTGTCCAACATCGCCGAAGAGGAGCCCGGTTTTGAGGACATCTCCTTAAAAACCAAAGGCTTCCAACTCGGGGTCGGCTACCGGTTCTGAGACTGAAAATTTCGGTTTTTCCGATACGGAATACCAGATGGAGGGGGCAGGGGCCCCCTCTTTTTTATGCCCGGCGGCAGGTGGCTGCCCCGGGCGGGAGCAACCGCCGAAAATAAAAATAATTAGTACCTTCAACAGCTGACTAATTCGAATACGAAAAACAACTATGAGTAACCCACTTTTCAAAGCAGGGATCCTCCTGCTTTTCCTTTGCCTGGCGCCCTGGCAAACCGATGCCCAACGGCGCAACCGATCGAATACCACAACCTTTCCCGAATCCTTGTATTCCTCCATGGAATACCGGCTGGTAGGCCCCTTCCGGGGCGGCCGGTCCGCGGCGGTAACCGGCGTGCCGGGCAAGCCGAACCTGTTTTACTTCGGGGCCACCGGGGGCGGTGTCTGGCGCACCCAGGACGGGGGCCGCACCTGGGAAAATATCTCGGACGGCTACTTTGGCGGCAGTATCGGGGCGGTTGAAATTGCAGCGAGCGACCCGAACGTCATCTACGTGGGCGGGGGCGAGAAAACCGTGAGGGGGAACGTCTCCAGCGGCTATGGCGTCTGGAAGTCCGTGGACGCCGGGAAGACCTGGCAGGAAGCCGGCCTGGCGAAAAGCCGGCACATCCCGCGCCTGAAAGTGCACCCGAAAAACCCGGACGTGGTCTTTGCGGCCGTGCTGGGGAATATCTACAAACCTACCCAGGAACGGGGCGTATACAAGAGTACGGACGGGGGCGAGACCTGGCGCAAGGTCCTCTTTGCCAACGAGCAGGCCGGGGCCGTGGACCTCACCTTCGACCCCACCAACCCGCGCATCCTCTACGCGAGCACCTGGCGCGTGCAGCGCACCCCCTACTCCCTGAGCAGCGGGGGCGACGGCTCGGCCCTCTGGAAGTCTACGGACTCCGGGGAAACCTGGACAGAGATCTCCAAAAACGACGGCTTCCCGACGGATACCCTCGGGATCATCGGCGTAGCCGTATCGCCGGTGAATTCCCAGCGCGTCTTTGCCATTGTGGAAAACAAAGATAAGGGCGGCCTCTACCGGAGCGAGGACGGAGGCGAGACCTGGAAACAGATCAACGACGACCGGAACCTGCGCCAGCGCGCCTGGTATTACACCCGCGTGTATGCGGATACCCAGGACGAGGACGTGGTCTACGTATTGAACGTGCGCTACCACAAGTCGTCGGACGGGGGCAAGACGTTTGAAACCTTCAACGCGCCCCACGGCGACCACCACGACCTCTGGATTGCA
This genomic window from Robiginitalea biformata HTCC2501 contains:
- a CDS encoding porin family protein, with amino-acid sequence MKKLLIFCLVLGAFQLQAQDRDITFGVKAGANFSNLKLDFDGDGISPDGATSIFVGGYVDIGIAEKLNFQPELQYSIEGAKDASVSFINLPLMLKYYVVDGFNVQAGPQIGFLVDAEDGDTDGLKSTNFALNFGAAYELPAGFFVDARYNLGLSNIAEEEPGFEDISLKTKGFQLGVGYRF
- a CDS encoding serine hydrolase domain-containing protein — protein: MNTQLKWPLLLFAGLMLGLTACKTEPEAHSASNASAPDRPVSDTYQPARFEEDNRAERIRSLAPDMQRLIEEHAAERHIPGIAYGVVVDDELVVSGATGVLDIESERPATTSSAFRIASMTKSFTAMAIVKLRDEGRLALADPAEKYIPEMAGLEYLTSDAPAITIENLLTMTAGFPEDNPWGDRQLDETDQMLTDLMAGGVSFSNPASFAFEYSNTGYALLGKIISEVSGQPYQEYIREEILLPLGMTRTYWEYDSVPADILAHGYRWEDEQWKPEPILHDGSYGAMGGLITTIEDFSKYVSFHLSAWPPRSAPDEGPVKRSSLRDMQQPRFSRLYAEAKDWNGEDCAVMSGYALGLGSATFCNGLRQVSHGGALPGYGSNYVFFPDYGIGVMAFGNRTYTSPYSLGPVYRKIFDSLQVKPRALPVSDILKTRKEEVAQWVRSGDPQVEARIMAENFFMDQSREHRRSEIAEVLEEAGDISSVGELEPENQLRGRFRMQAANGEVVVFFTLTPEADPKVQQLDVSFEGENED